The following coding sequences lie in one Flavobacterium cyclinae genomic window:
- a CDS encoding VF530 family protein, translated as MSNDPLHGKSLKTIVEQLVDFYGFDTLAELININCFKENPSINSTLKFLRKTDWARKKVEELYVRTLPKF; from the coding sequence ATGAGTAACGACCCACTTCACGGAAAATCATTAAAAACTATTGTTGAGCAATTAGTAGATTTTTACGGTTTTGACACTTTGGCAGAACTTATAAACATCAATTGTTTTAAAGAAAATCCATCTATAAATTCTACTTTAAAATTTTTAAGAAAAACAGATTGGGCAAGAAAAAAAGTAGAGGAATTGTATGTGAGAACGTTGCCAAAGTTTTAA
- the rplM gene encoding 50S ribosomal protein L13, with translation MNTLSYKTVSANKATADKQWIVVDAEGHNLGRLSTKVAMLLRGKYKPSYTPHVDCGDNVIVINAEKINLTGNKLDDKTYVRHTGYPGGQRTLTAKVMQQKNPALLVEKAIKGMLPKNKLGAELFRNLNVYVGPEHKHAAQSPKTVNLNDLK, from the coding sequence GTGAACACATTAAGCTACAAGACAGTATCAGCTAACAAAGCTACTGCAGACAAGCAGTGGATTGTTGTAGACGCTGAAGGTCATAACTTAGGTCGTTTATCTACAAAAGTAGCGATGCTTTTAAGAGGTAAATACAAACCAAGTTATACACCGCACGTTGACTGTGGAGATAACGTAATTGTTATCAATGCAGAAAAAATCAACCTTACTGGTAACAAGTTAGATGACAAAACTTACGTTCGTCACACAGGTTACCCAGGAGGACAAAGAACTTTAACTGCTAAAGTAATGCAACAAAAAAATCCTGCATTATTAGTAGAAAAAGCTATTAAAGGAATGTTACCTAAAAACAAATTAGGTGCAGAATTATTCCGTAATTTAAATGTATATGTAGGTCCTGAGCACAAACATGCTGCTCAATCACCTAAAACCGTTAACCTAAACGATCTTAAGTAA
- a CDS encoding autorepressor SdpR family transcription factor has translation MNVIFKALNDETRRDILELLRKQEMTAGDIADQFHISKPSISHHLDILKRADLVTSEKKGQFVVYSLNTTIVDDILQWIITLKK, from the coding sequence ATGAACGTAATTTTCAAAGCCTTAAACGACGAAACCAGAAGAGATATTCTGGAATTGCTGCGCAAACAGGAAATGACGGCTGGCGATATTGCGGACCAATTTCATATTTCAAAACCTAGTATTTCGCATCATTTAGATATTTTAAAACGTGCCGATTTAGTCACGAGCGAAAAAAAAGGACAATTTGTAGTCTATTCTTTAAATACTACAATTGTTGATGATATTTTACAATGGATTATTACCCTAAAAAAATAA
- the tsf gene encoding translation elongation factor Ts — MANITAADVNKLRTITGAGMMDCKKALVEAEGDFDLAIENLRKKGQKVAANRSDRESTEGAAVAVINADNTAGVAITLNCETDFVGKNESFVKLANDLANQALNYATKEELLASDFNGITVAEKLIEQTGVIGEKIEIGAFERLEGAYVGSYIHAGKIATLVALSANVAGAEEAAKNVAMQAAAMNPIALNEAGVDAAIIEKEIEIAKEQLRAEGKPEAMLDNISKGKIQRFYKDNTLVNQDFIKDSSMSVANYIKSVDANLTVTGFRRVALG; from the coding sequence ATGGCAAATATTACTGCTGCAGACGTAAATAAATTAAGAACTATCACTGGTGCTGGAATGATGGATTGTAAAAAAGCATTAGTGGAGGCTGAAGGAGATTTCGATTTAGCTATCGAAAACTTAAGAAAAAAAGGTCAAAAAGTAGCTGCTAACCGTTCAGATAGAGAATCTACTGAAGGAGCTGCTGTTGCTGTTATCAATGCTGACAACACTGCTGGAGTTGCAATCACTTTAAACTGTGAAACTGACTTCGTAGGTAAAAACGAATCTTTCGTTAAATTAGCAAATGATTTAGCTAACCAAGCTTTAAACTATGCTACAAAAGAAGAATTATTAGCTTCTGATTTCAACGGAATCACTGTTGCTGAGAAATTAATCGAGCAAACTGGAGTAATTGGAGAAAAAATCGAAATCGGTGCTTTCGAAAGATTAGAAGGTGCTTATGTTGGTTCTTACATTCACGCTGGTAAAATCGCTACATTAGTGGCATTATCTGCAAATGTTGCTGGTGCTGAAGAAGCTGCTAAAAACGTTGCAATGCAAGCTGCTGCTATGAACCCAATTGCTTTAAACGAAGCTGGTGTTGATGCTGCAATCATTGAAAAAGAAATTGAAATTGCTAAAGAGCAATTAAGAGCAGAAGGAAAACCAGAAGCAATGTTAGACAACATTTCTAAAGGGAAAATCCAACGTTTCTACAAAGACAATACTTTAGTAAACCAAGATTTTATCAAAGACAGTTCTATGAGTGTTGCTAACTACATTAAATCTGTAGATGCTAACTTAACTGTTACAGGTTTCAGAAGAGTTGCTTTAGGATAA
- a CDS encoding DNA-3-methyladenine glycosylase I, which produces MQNKTRCAWCEKDDLYRNYHDNEWGKPIYDDETIFEFLILETFQAGLSWYTVLAKRENFRSAFDNFDLLKIANYSEEKIAELTEDAGIIRNKLKIKATVTNAQVFIKVQEEFGTFSKYIWGFVDGKPIDNQPKTLSEVKATTPNSDALSKDLKKRGFKFVGSTVVYAHMQATGMVNDHVMDCWTRK; this is translated from the coding sequence ATGCAAAATAAAACCCGATGCGCTTGGTGCGAAAAAGACGATTTATACCGAAATTATCATGATAACGAATGGGGAAAACCTATTTATGATGATGAAACTATTTTCGAATTTTTAATTTTAGAAACGTTTCAAGCAGGATTGAGTTGGTACACCGTTTTAGCTAAAAGAGAAAATTTTAGAAGCGCATTTGATAATTTCGATTTATTGAAAATAGCTAATTATTCTGAAGAAAAAATAGCAGAATTAACTGAAGATGCAGGAATTATTCGAAACAAATTAAAGATTAAAGCTACGGTTACCAATGCGCAAGTGTTTATAAAAGTGCAAGAAGAATTTGGGACATTTTCTAAATACATTTGGGGATTTGTAGATGGAAAACCTATTGACAACCAACCCAAAACTTTAAGCGAAGTCAAAGCCACCACTCCTAACTCAGATGCTTTGAGCAAAGATTTAAAAAAACGCGGATTTAAATTTGTGGGTTCTACCGTTGTTTATGCACACATGCAAGCAACCGGAATGGTAAATGATCATGTAATGGATTGCTGGACTAGAAAATAA
- a CDS encoding flavin reductase family protein: MLSIDPKEIAPAKLQGYLQSAVAPRPIAFASTIDSNGNPNLSPFSFFNVFSSNPPILIFSPARRVRDNTVKHTLINAQNTKEVVVNVVNYDIVEQMSLSSTEYPDGVNEFEKAGFTMLKSDKVKPFRVAESPVQFECKINDVIALGDQGGAGNLVICEVVKIHINEAILDANGMIDQYKIDLVARMGANWYSRSNVGMFEVEKPLTTLGIGIDSIPDFIKESGYFTGNDLARLGNIESVPTEEEIAIFVKENFEVKAVLSADDMDTKFQKAKEYVDNGRAIDAWKLLLAKK; encoded by the coding sequence TGCTTTTGCTAGTACAATAGATAGTAATGGAAATCCTAATTTATCGCCATTTAGTTTTTTTAATGTATTCAGTTCTAACCCGCCTATTTTGATTTTTTCGCCAGCGAGACGTGTACGCGATAATACAGTTAAACACACTTTAATTAATGCTCAAAACACAAAAGAAGTTGTTGTTAATGTGGTGAATTATGACATCGTAGAACAAATGTCATTATCAAGTACTGAATATCCAGATGGTGTAAATGAGTTTGAAAAAGCAGGATTTACGATGCTAAAATCAGATAAAGTAAAACCATTTCGCGTGGCCGAAAGTCCGGTGCAATTTGAATGTAAGATTAATGATGTAATTGCATTAGGAGATCAAGGTGGTGCAGGAAATTTAGTGATTTGTGAAGTAGTGAAAATTCACATCAACGAAGCTATTTTAGACGCTAATGGTATGATTGACCAATACAAGATTGATTTAGTTGCCCGAATGGGAGCTAATTGGTACAGTCGTTCTAATGTAGGAATGTTTGAAGTAGAAAAACCGCTAACTACTTTAGGAATTGGTATAGATAGTATTCCAGATTTCATAAAAGAAAGTGGTTATTTTACAGGTAATGATTTAGCAAGATTAGGAAATATCGAAAGTGTCCCAACCGAAGAAGAAATTGCTATATTTGTAAAAGAAAATTTTGAAGTCAAAGCAGTTTTAAGTGCCGATGATATGGACACAAAATTTCAAAAAGCAAAAGAGTATGTAGATAATGGAAGAGCGATTGATGCTTGGAAATTGTTATTAGCAAAAAAATAA
- the rpsI gene encoding 30S ribosomal protein S9 → MGVIHKIGRRKCAVARVYVSEGTGKITVNKREFSNYFPTATLQYKVMQPLAMTENASNFDVKVNVYGGGSTGQAEAVRMAIARAMCEVEAENRAILKPEGLLTRDPRMVERKKFGQKKARKRFQFSKR, encoded by the coding sequence ATGGGAGTTATTCACAAAATCGGTAGAAGAAAATGCGCTGTTGCACGTGTTTATGTTTCTGAAGGAACAGGAAAAATCACTGTAAACAAAAGAGAATTCAGTAACTACTTCCCAACTGCTACTTTACAGTACAAAGTAATGCAACCTTTAGCAATGACTGAAAATGCATCAAACTTTGACGTTAAAGTAAACGTTTATGGTGGTGGTTCAACAGGACAAGCAGAAGCTGTAAGAATGGCTATTGCTCGCGCAATGTGTGAGGTAGAAGCTGAAAACAGAGCTATCCTTAAACCAGAAGGATTATTAACAAGAGATCCTAGAATGGTAGAACGTAAAAAATTCGGTCAGAAAAAAGCACGTAAGAGATTCCAATTCTCAAAACGTTAA
- a CDS encoding nicotinamide mononucleotide transporter family protein, whose translation MQNTIATIKSITNSKYLDVIGVILVVGVSLYLEYHLSTYEFDFNGKNYSFYLGYFSIINTCLSMMATRLVTKKNNIGNLISTCNTLLSGSIDYLLGNIGAILTYPVSFFGNYFAFRIWKKKQYLNSIDAIFFRNMAIGLLLSLVLNYIAFSTFSEKTIDWKLFFAIAIPAGISFGGTFNIGRMYPDNWINWQVYNLFKILQNVMLMNIANTAKYVFYMFNAILGYITWKDDKAKQL comes from the coding sequence ATGCAAAATACAATTGCAACTATCAAAAGTATTACCAACAGCAAATATCTTGATGTTATCGGTGTGATTTTGGTGGTTGGAGTATCCCTATATTTAGAATATCATTTATCAACTTACGAATTTGATTTCAACGGAAAGAACTATTCCTTTTACTTAGGTTACTTTTCCATTATAAACACATGTTTATCCATGATGGCGACTCGATTGGTCACGAAGAAAAATAATATTGGGAATTTAATCAGCACTTGCAATACGTTATTAAGCGGAAGTATCGATTATCTTTTGGGAAATATCGGTGCGATTTTAACCTATCCAGTTTCATTTTTTGGAAATTATTTTGCGTTCCGAATTTGGAAAAAGAAACAATATTTGAATTCGATTGATGCCATATTTTTCCGAAATATGGCAATTGGTTTACTGCTTTCGTTAGTATTGAACTACATTGCATTTTCAACTTTTTCAGAAAAAACGATTGATTGGAAACTGTTTTTCGCCATCGCTATTCCAGCCGGAATTAGTTTTGGCGGCACCTTTAATATAGGAAGAATGTATCCCGACAATTGGATTAACTGGCAAGTATATAATTTATTCAAAATCCTACAAAATGTAATGTTGATGAATATTGCCAACACCGCAAAATATGTGTTCTATATGTTCAATGCAATTCTAGGTTATATCACTTGGAAGGATGATAAAGCGAAACAATTATAA
- a CDS encoding LacI family DNA-binding transcriptional regulator yields the protein MKAKATLKQIALEFGVSISTVSKALSDSPEISEATKIKIQEYAALQNYKPNSIAKNLKNQRTNTIGVIIPNILNPFFAKVFSGIEKEALSKGYNVITGISNESLTKEQQVMDMLNNGTIDGFIVAIAEETQSLKDYKHFRDIMNSGTPIVMFDRVADGINCDKVVVDDFDSAYDATTHLIKLGGKKIALLSTIHNLSVGELRFDGYQKALSDAAIPIDENLVVLETSIDDFDIKLQNLIASKQMDAIFALDEHSATAAMKMALKKGIKIPEELNIIGFADGVWSRRLTPSLSTVSQHAPEIGAKAAELLIHKLNSKDEFYQPQTVVIKTELRQRESTRKL from the coding sequence ATGAAAGCAAAAGCAACTCTAAAACAGATTGCCCTTGAGTTTGGGGTGTCTATTTCTACCGTTTCAAAAGCATTAAGTGATAGTCCTGAAATCAGCGAAGCTACTAAAATTAAAATTCAAGAGTACGCCGCTTTGCAGAATTACAAACCTAATAGTATTGCTAAGAATCTCAAAAATCAGCGTACAAATACAATAGGGGTAATCATACCTAATATCTTAAATCCTTTTTTTGCAAAAGTATTTAGCGGTATTGAAAAAGAAGCTTTGTCAAAAGGGTATAATGTAATTACCGGAATTTCTAATGAATCTTTAACGAAAGAACAACAAGTTATGGATATGCTCAACAATGGAACTATTGACGGTTTTATTGTGGCAATTGCCGAAGAAACTCAGTCGTTAAAAGATTATAAGCATTTTAGAGATATTATGAATAGTGGAACGCCTATCGTTATGTTTGATAGGGTAGCTGATGGAATTAATTGCGATAAAGTTGTGGTAGACGATTTTGATTCCGCTTACGATGCTACAACTCATTTAATAAAATTAGGTGGAAAAAAGATTGCATTGCTTTCTACCATACATAATTTAAGTGTAGGAGAATTACGTTTTGATGGTTACCAAAAAGCACTATCAGATGCTGCTATTCCTATTGATGAAAACTTGGTTGTTTTAGAAACTTCAATTGATGACTTTGATATAAAATTGCAAAACCTTATAGCTTCTAAACAAATGGATGCGATTTTTGCTTTAGACGAGCACAGCGCAACAGCTGCTATGAAGATGGCGCTAAAAAAAGGAATCAAAATTCCAGAAGAGTTAAATATTATTGGTTTTGCTGATGGTGTTTGGTCAAGACGATTAACACCTAGTTTGTCAACTGTAAGTCAACACGCGCCAGAAATTGGGGCTAAAGCTGCTGAATTGTTAATCCATAAGTTAAATTCTAAAGATGAGTTTTACCAACCACAAACGGTTGTAATTAAAACAGAATTGCGTCAGAGAGAATCGACTAGGAAGTTATAA
- a CDS encoding SdpI family protein yields the protein MEKFKKEIPFIAVALLPFVYLAYIWKSLPESVPMHWNGAGEIDRYGDKNELLLMIFMLTGISYFIFLIIPYIDPKQKLQNMGNKLNNLRLILALFMSALAIYILYSVQQKTSNPVLIFPLVGLLFAFLGNYFKTIKPNYFIGIKTPWTLENEEVWKKTHVMGGKLWFVGGLLMALTFVLPNNIQIYTFLTIVGVITIVPIVYSYLEFKKIKNQ from the coding sequence ATGGAGAAGTTTAAAAAAGAAATTCCGTTTATTGCTGTGGCTTTGTTACCTTTTGTTTACTTGGCTTACATTTGGAAAAGTTTACCAGAAAGTGTTCCAATGCATTGGAATGGCGCTGGAGAAATTGATCGTTATGGCGATAAAAACGAACTTTTATTAATGATTTTCATGCTAACTGGAATTAGCTATTTCATCTTTTTAATAATTCCGTACATAGATCCAAAACAAAAATTGCAAAACATGGGTAACAAACTGAATAATTTACGCCTAATTTTAGCATTATTCATGTCGGCTTTAGCGATTTACATTTTATATAGTGTACAACAAAAAACAAGTAATCCAGTTTTGATTTTTCCATTGGTTGGCTTACTTTTTGCTTTCTTAGGTAATTATTTTAAAACCATAAAACCGAATTATTTCATTGGCATCAAAACGCCTTGGACATTAGAAAACGAAGAAGTTTGGAAAAAAACGCATGTAATGGGAGGAAAATTATGGTTCGTTGGCGGACTTTTAATGGCATTGACATTTGTGTTGCCAAATAATATCCAAATTTATACTTTTCTAACTATTGTGGGCGTTATTACAATTGTTCCAATTGTATATTCGTATTTAGAATTCAAAAAAATCAAAAATCAGTAA
- the aat gene encoding leucyl/phenylalanyl-tRNA--protein transferase, whose protein sequence is MYYLTQELYFPPVETASPEGIVAVGGDLSPERLVLAYNSGIFPWFEDDEPILWWSPPERMVLFFEDLKISKSMRNVINQRKFKVTFNTAFRDVILNCKKISRKDQLGTWITDNMVEAYCKLHELGIAKSVEVWQDDELVGGLYGVDLGHIFCGESMFSKVSNASKMAFIALAKQLEMANYRLLDCQVYNDHLASLGCVEIEREYFLMVLKS, encoded by the coding sequence ATGTACTATTTAACCCAAGAATTATATTTCCCACCAGTTGAAACCGCTTCTCCAGAAGGAATTGTTGCGGTAGGAGGCGATTTATCTCCAGAACGACTTGTTTTGGCTTATAATTCAGGTATTTTTCCTTGGTTTGAAGATGATGAGCCAATATTGTGGTGGAGTCCGCCAGAACGCATGGTTTTGTTTTTTGAAGATTTAAAGATTTCAAAAAGCATGCGAAACGTTATCAATCAAAGAAAATTTAAAGTTACGTTCAATACAGCTTTTAGAGACGTAATTCTAAATTGCAAAAAAATATCCAGAAAAGATCAACTAGGTACTTGGATTACCGACAATATGGTGGAAGCGTATTGTAAACTCCACGAATTGGGTATAGCCAAAAGTGTTGAGGTGTGGCAAGATGATGAATTAGTAGGTGGTTTGTATGGCGTGGATTTAGGTCATATTTTTTGTGGTGAAAGTATGTTTTCTAAAGTTTCAAATGCTAGTAAAATGGCTTTCATAGCTTTAGCAAAACAATTAGAAATGGCAAATTATCGTTTGTTAGATTGCCAAGTGTATAACGATCATTTAGCCAGTTTAGGTTGCGTAGAAATTGAGAGAGAATATTTTTTAATGGTGTTGAAAAGTTAA
- a CDS encoding DUF3127 domain-containing protein encodes MEVLGRVKVINPVQQVSASFKKRELVVTTEEQYPQHILIEFTQDKTDLLNNYNVGEQVKVSINLRGREWVNPQGETKYFNSIQGWRIEKAQAEVPAAAAAPQMPPIPPAAAFEPATNFNEEEHDDLPF; translated from the coding sequence ATGGAAGTTTTAGGAAGAGTAAAAGTAATTAATCCAGTTCAACAAGTAAGTGCATCTTTTAAAAAGAGAGAGCTTGTAGTAACTACAGAAGAGCAATATCCACAGCATATTTTAATCGAGTTTACACAAGATAAAACCGATTTATTAAATAATTATAATGTTGGTGAACAAGTAAAAGTTTCTATCAATTTAAGAGGTAGAGAATGGGTAAATCCACAAGGAGAAACAAAATATTTTAACTCTATCCAGGGTTGGAGAATTGAAAAAGCACAAGCAGAAGTTCCTGCAGCAGCAGCGGCACCTCAAATGCCACCAATTCCACCAGCAGCCGCTTTTGAACCAGCAACCAACTTTAATGAAGAAGAACACGACGATTTACCTTTTTAA
- a CDS encoding serine hydrolase domain-containing protein, translated as MKKLLLFVFAFSSFTFAQDKFTRMDSLLNYLYENNKFMGSLTIREGENVVFNKAYGFADVEKNIKADRLTRYKIGSISKTFTAVMVMQLIEEKKLTLQTKLNRFYPKIKNAEKISIYDLLHHRTGIVDLVNQDTTFHKVIDKKHSKEDILKVITAYKSNFEPGSKYEYSNSNFYILGCIIEKLTKKSYAENLQNRIVKKVELGTYENKTEMTDKGAVTKKVFIPTTYFSEEATNTEGKESYSYYFDGTNWVKSPENHNSIAFASGGITSTTADLTKFINALFEGKLVHSTSLDQMKEIKEGYGKALIQFPFGERRFYGHGGRIENFSSMLGYYPTEKLSFSLISNGDNFVQNDIIIGILSIYYKMPFPFPKFLKMDKAELAKFTGTYASKDLPLKITVSEKNGELSAQATGQSAFPLTFKEETTFVFAPAGIEMVFGNNSFVLIQGGMKFNFTKE; from the coding sequence ATGAAAAAATTACTTCTTTTTGTATTTGCTTTTTCGAGTTTCACTTTTGCCCAAGATAAATTTACTCGAATGGATAGTTTGTTGAACTATTTATACGAAAACAACAAATTCATGGGTTCGTTAACCATTCGTGAAGGGGAAAATGTGGTTTTTAATAAAGCGTATGGTTTTGCTGATGTTGAAAAAAATATCAAAGCCGATCGCTTAACACGATACAAAATAGGTTCAATTTCTAAAACTTTTACCGCTGTAATGGTGATGCAATTGATTGAAGAGAAAAAACTAACCTTGCAAACCAAATTAAATCGATTTTATCCAAAAATTAAAAATGCTGAAAAGATTTCGATTTATGACTTATTGCACCATAGAACCGGAATAGTAGATTTAGTAAATCAGGATACTACTTTTCATAAAGTAATAGATAAAAAACATTCGAAAGAAGACATTTTAAAAGTAATTACAGCTTATAAATCGAATTTTGAACCTGGAAGCAAATACGAATACAGCAATTCTAACTTTTATATTTTAGGCTGTATTATCGAAAAGTTGACTAAAAAATCATACGCAGAAAATCTTCAAAATAGAATCGTAAAAAAAGTAGAATTAGGCACTTACGAAAACAAAACCGAAATGACGGATAAAGGTGCTGTAACTAAAAAAGTATTTATTCCTACAACATATTTTAGTGAAGAAGCTACAAATACAGAAGGAAAAGAAAGTTATTCCTATTATTTTGATGGCACGAATTGGGTAAAATCACCAGAAAATCACAATTCGATTGCGTTTGCTTCTGGCGGAATTACTTCAACTACTGCTGATTTAACGAAGTTCATTAATGCCCTTTTTGAAGGGAAATTAGTCCATTCAACATCCTTAGACCAAATGAAAGAAATCAAAGAAGGATACGGAAAAGCGCTAATTCAATTTCCTTTTGGAGAGAGACGCTTTTATGGTCATGGCGGAAGAATTGAAAATTTCAGTTCGATGTTAGGGTATTATCCAACCGAAAAATTGAGTTTTTCTTTAATCTCTAATGGCGATAATTTTGTACAAAATGATATTATCATTGGGATTTTGAGTATTTACTACAAAATGCCATTCCCTTTTCCAAAGTTTTTGAAAATGGATAAAGCGGAATTGGCAAAATTTACCGGGACGTATGCTTCAAAAGATTTACCATTAAAAATTACAGTTTCTGAAAAGAATGGAGAATTATCAGCACAAGCTACAGGACAAAGTGCATTTCCATTAACATTTAAAGAAGAAACAACATTTGTTTTTGCACCTGCCGGAATTGAAATGGTTTTTGGAAACAATTCGTTTGTTTTAATTCAGGGTGGAATGAAATTCAACTTTACAAAAGAATAA
- the rpsB gene encoding 30S ribosomal protein S2, with the protein MANKIDVKELLEAGVHFGHMTRKWDPNMAPYIYMERNGIHIINLYKTAAKIEEANEALKKIAASGRKVLFVATKKQAKDIVAEKAAACNMPYITERWPGGMLTNFVTIRKAVKKMASIDRMKKDGTFNTLSKKEKLQIDRLRAKLEKNLGSIADMSRLPAALFVVDVKAEHIAVKEAQKLNIPVFAMVDTNSDPRPIDFVIPANDDASKSIEKVLSLVSSAIVEGLSDRKVEKDELPAKEVEATEAPATETEA; encoded by the coding sequence ATGGCAAACAAAATTGACGTTAAAGAGTTATTAGAAGCAGGTGTACACTTCGGACACATGACTCGTAAATGGGATCCAAACATGGCTCCTTACATTTATATGGAGCGTAATGGTATTCATATCATTAACCTATATAAAACTGCAGCTAAAATTGAAGAAGCTAACGAAGCTTTGAAAAAAATCGCTGCTTCTGGTAGAAAAGTATTATTCGTTGCTACCAAAAAACAAGCGAAAGATATCGTTGCTGAAAAAGCAGCAGCTTGTAACATGCCTTACATCACTGAAAGATGGCCAGGTGGTATGTTAACTAACTTCGTAACTATCCGTAAAGCTGTTAAGAAAATGGCTTCAATTGATAGAATGAAGAAAGACGGTACTTTCAACACTTTATCTAAAAAAGAAAAATTACAAATCGATCGTTTAAGAGCTAAGTTAGAGAAAAACTTAGGTTCAATTGCAGATATGTCTAGATTACCAGCTGCTTTATTCGTAGTTGACGTAAAAGCTGAGCATATCGCTGTTAAAGAAGCTCAAAAATTAAACATTCCAGTGTTCGCAATGGTAGATACGAATTCGGATCCACGTCCAATTGATTTCGTAATTCCTGCAAATGACGATGCTTCTAAATCAATTGAAAAAGTTTTATCATTAGTTTCTTCTGCTATCGTTGAAGGTCTTTCTGATAGAAAAGTTGAAAAAGATGAATTACCAGCTAAAGAAGTAGAAGCTACTGAAGCTCCTGCTACTGAAACTGAAGCATAA
- a CDS encoding queuosine precursor transporter, whose amino-acid sequence MFQRRKDIIYVILAGIFITNALVAELIGGKLIYIGDVVMSLGILPWPIVFITTDLINEYFGEKGVKKLSFITAGLIAYTFFLLLIGLQIPAVKGDGLITDEQFSAVFGQSMWIIVGSITAFLVSQLIDVTIFHFVKNRTGKKMIWLRSTGSTVISQLFDSFIVLGIAFWLPGKIDTKMFIASALTGYTVKLLIAVGLTPLIYLGHYLIEKYLARDAK is encoded by the coding sequence ATGTTTCAAAGAAGAAAAGATATTATTTATGTAATTCTTGCTGGTATTTTTATAACCAATGCTCTAGTTGCCGAATTAATAGGTGGAAAATTAATTTATATTGGAGATGTTGTGATGAGTTTAGGCATTTTACCTTGGCCCATTGTCTTCATTACAACCGATTTAATCAACGAATACTTTGGTGAAAAAGGAGTAAAAAAACTATCCTTCATTACGGCAGGATTAATTGCTTATACTTTTTTTCTACTGTTGATTGGATTACAAATTCCTGCAGTTAAAGGCGATGGTTTAATTACAGACGAACAATTTTCTGCTGTTTTCGGGCAAAGTATGTGGATTATTGTGGGAAGTATCACAGCTTTTTTAGTTTCCCAATTAATTGATGTTACCATTTTCCATTTTGTAAAAAACCGAACGGGTAAAAAAATGATTTGGTTGAGGAGTACGGGTTCAACAGTAATTTCGCAACTTTTTGATAGTTTCATTGTATTGGGAATTGCCTTTTGGCTACCTGGAAAAATTGATACTAAAATGTTCATTGCATCCGCATTAACCGGATATACAGTAAAACTTTTAATTGCTGTTGGATTAACACCGTTGATTTATTTAGGCCATTATTTAATTGAAAAATACTTAGCTAGAGATGCAAAATAA